In one window of Desulforhabdus amnigena DNA:
- a CDS encoding FAD-binding oxidoreductase has product MGKENVLTTLEERFCYSYDASKLNALPECVVLPGSAEEIAELVKLANRDRFPIFPRGAGTGMVGASIPAGGGLVISLRRLNRILEIDPENMFAIVEPGVVTGEFQRKVLQYGLFYPPDPASLQFSTLGGNVAMCAGGPRAVKYGVTRDYVMGLEAVLPTGSIIRTGTRTMKGVVGYDLTRLLVGSEGTLGIFTKLTLRLIPAPEDVRTLMAVFPRIDDAARTVCEIIKNRIIPSTLELLDQATIQAVENYLHMGLPLNCEALLLIEVDGRSCLLDEDALRIERICRQNGASQTEVARDPTDRERLWRARRAISPALGQIRPGKINEDVTVPRTLIPTLIRSIRTLAEKYKLIIVCFGHAGDGNIHTNIMLNRKDKDELARAEKAVEELFRIVLQLGGTLSGEHGIGITKSPFFQWEVGAEGFQAMWKIKQALDPLNIMNPGKMFVPNRSFFQS; this is encoded by the coding sequence GTGGGAAAAGAAAATGTTCTCACAACACTAGAAGAACGGTTCTGTTATAGTTACGATGCGAGCAAGCTCAACGCCTTGCCGGAATGTGTCGTGTTGCCCGGCAGCGCGGAAGAAATCGCCGAACTCGTCAAACTGGCCAACCGGGATCGGTTTCCGATTTTTCCCCGTGGTGCAGGCACCGGGATGGTTGGAGCATCCATCCCGGCAGGTGGAGGGCTGGTCATTTCCCTGCGCCGCTTGAACCGTATTCTCGAGATCGATCCCGAAAACATGTTTGCCATTGTCGAGCCGGGCGTTGTCACTGGGGAGTTTCAAAGGAAAGTCCTGCAGTATGGTCTCTTCTATCCACCGGATCCCGCTAGCCTTCAATTTTCCACCCTGGGAGGAAACGTCGCCATGTGCGCGGGGGGACCAAGGGCCGTCAAGTATGGTGTCACCAGAGATTATGTCATGGGACTCGAAGCCGTACTGCCCACCGGGAGCATTATACGCACAGGAACGCGAACCATGAAGGGCGTAGTGGGGTATGACCTTACCCGCCTTCTCGTCGGATCGGAAGGCACCCTGGGTATATTTACAAAATTAACCTTACGGCTGATTCCCGCGCCGGAGGATGTCCGGACCCTCATGGCCGTCTTTCCAAGGATTGACGATGCAGCAAGGACGGTCTGTGAGATCATCAAGAATCGCATCATCCCTTCTACACTTGAACTTCTCGATCAAGCCACCATTCAGGCCGTGGAGAACTACCTGCACATGGGGTTGCCCTTGAATTGTGAGGCGCTGTTGCTTATAGAGGTGGATGGGAGAAGCTGCCTTCTCGACGAGGACGCCCTGCGAATTGAAAGAATTTGCCGACAAAACGGAGCTTCACAAACGGAAGTCGCTCGTGATCCAACCGACCGTGAACGTTTGTGGCGTGCGCGCAGGGCCATCTCTCCCGCACTGGGACAAATAAGACCTGGAAAAATCAACGAAGACGTAACGGTCCCGCGCACCTTGATCCCCACCCTGATTCGTTCGATCCGAACCCTCGCGGAAAAGTATAAGCTCATCATCGTGTGCTTCGGCCATGCAGGCGATGGGAACATTCACACAAACATCATGCTGAACCGCAAAGACAAGGATGAACTCGCCAGAGCAGAAAAGGCCGTTGAAGAGCTCTTTCGCATCGTATTGCAACTCGGGGGCACCCTTTCCGGCGAGCACGGCATAGGGATTACCAAGTCTCCCTTTTTTCAGTGGGAAGTGGGTGCTGAAGGGTTTCAGGCCATGTGGAAGATCAAACAAGCACTCGATCCTCTCAACATTATGAATCCGGGAAAAATGTTTGTTCCCAATCGCAGCTTCTTTCAAAGCTGA
- the pyk gene encoding pyruvate kinase produces MKPQSKFRRTKIVCTIGPNTQSPESIKRLIESGMDVARLNFSHGERESHRKTIRLLRRVSAELGKEIGILQDLGGPKIRLGVIRQEERILEAGERVMLSPEESSDSESIPVGYPYLLEDINVGDSILLADGTVQLLVREKRTNQAVCEVLVGGAIRSHKGINLPSSNLRISAFTEKDRKDLLVGLEEGVDFVALSFVRSERDLDEVLAILSSLKNRPMLIAKIEKPQAVQGLVNILERVDGIMVARGDLGVEMPLEDVPIIQKHIIRTTRQAGKPVITATQMLTSMMSNPRPTRAEATDVANAILDGTDALMLSDETAVGAFPMEAVSTLDRIARTTEPYLDERPLLNESISEFLPSTAAAISRAACWLVLDLKAAAVVASSSSGSTARLVARYRPPCPIMALTDRIETQRQLSLSWGVIPHLVGSFGDTDQMFNSARTWALEKGVAKEGDRLIITAGVPVGVSGTTNLLKVMELK; encoded by the coding sequence ATGAAACCTCAGTCTAAATTCAGAAGGACCAAGATTGTCTGTACCATTGGCCCGAATACGCAGTCACCCGAAAGTATTAAGCGACTCATTGAAAGTGGCATGGACGTGGCTCGACTGAATTTCTCCCACGGAGAGAGGGAAAGTCATCGTAAAACGATTCGCTTGCTTCGCAGGGTATCCGCTGAATTGGGTAAAGAGATCGGGATCTTGCAAGATCTCGGTGGACCCAAGATCCGCCTTGGGGTTATCCGGCAGGAAGAAAGGATCCTGGAAGCCGGAGAGCGAGTCATGCTCTCGCCGGAAGAGTCATCCGATTCAGAGAGTATTCCAGTGGGTTATCCCTATTTGCTGGAAGACATCAACGTGGGAGACAGTATCCTGCTGGCGGATGGAACGGTCCAACTCCTGGTGCGAGAGAAACGCACAAACCAGGCCGTCTGCGAGGTGCTTGTGGGGGGTGCTATTCGATCCCACAAGGGTATCAATCTGCCGTCGAGCAACCTCAGAATCAGTGCTTTTACGGAAAAGGATAGAAAAGATCTCTTGGTAGGTCTGGAGGAGGGTGTGGACTTCGTTGCGCTCTCCTTCGTGCGTAGCGAAAGGGACCTGGATGAAGTACTCGCAATTTTGAGCTCTCTCAAAAACCGTCCCATGCTCATTGCCAAGATTGAAAAACCCCAAGCTGTTCAAGGCCTTGTAAATATTCTGGAGAGAGTCGACGGCATAATGGTCGCCCGGGGCGATTTGGGAGTGGAAATGCCTCTCGAAGATGTACCCATTATTCAAAAGCATATCATTCGAACCACACGCCAGGCGGGAAAACCTGTGATTACGGCCACTCAAATGCTCACTTCCATGATGAGCAACCCTCGTCCCACTCGAGCGGAAGCAACGGATGTGGCCAATGCCATACTGGACGGAACGGATGCTCTCATGCTCTCCGATGAAACAGCAGTGGGAGCCTTTCCCATGGAAGCGGTATCCACTCTGGACCGCATTGCCAGAACCACGGAACCTTATCTCGATGAACGTCCCCTCCTGAATGAAAGCATCTCCGAGTTTCTTCCCTCAACCGCCGCAGCCATAAGCCGTGCCGCCTGTTGGCTGGTCCTCGACCTGAAAGCGGCGGCGGTCGTAGCCTCTTCTTCTTCGGGGAGCACTGCCCGGCTCGTGGCCCGTTATCGGCCTCCCTGCCCCATCATGGCCCTGACCGATCGCATCGAAACCCAGAGGCAGCTCTCTCTCTCCTGGGGGGTAATTCCGCACCTGGTAGGTTCTTTCGGCGATACGGACCAAATGTTCAATTCTGCACGAACTTGGGCGCTGGAAAAAGGCGTCGCCAAGGAAGGGGATCGTCTCATTATCACTGCGGGGGTGCCGGTGGGCGTATCGGGAACAACGAATCTATTGAAGGTGATGGAGCTAAAATAG
- a CDS encoding aminoglycoside phosphotransferase family protein, giving the protein MKEISFNDPCLTPFLQRAASETGLFDGRATVVALQGDGSDRRFFRIRQGTSHFIGLFSPRRKSDGTDENDSYFNIGRHLLNLDIPVPRIFWADVREGFFLLEDLGDLHLQRHARRGGMNVEKLYRLVLRFLLKFHERAPHGFREEFCFDGSLFTPSFVYERELEYFRKAFLGTYLGLEIDAEEMRHDFENLAEGAGVHRSDNVMHRDFQSRNIMICRGQLGLLDFQGVRFGPPAYDLASLLIDPYVVLPCRMQESMVETYWSVARKFLGYSSRQFRDSYRAVRVSRNLQALGAYGYLGCVKGKTSFFQYIPRAWQQLHYWLNDAAKGKYPKLEKWVNHIHRSAKARLSSPLHYKNFA; this is encoded by the coding sequence ATGAAAGAAATATCCTTTAACGATCCCTGCCTCACTCCATTCCTGCAAAGGGCCGCTTCGGAAACCGGACTGTTCGATGGTCGAGCTACTGTCGTTGCTCTTCAGGGCGATGGGTCCGACCGGCGTTTTTTTCGCATCCGTCAGGGGACTTCTCATTTTATCGGCCTCTTTTCACCCCGCAGGAAAAGCGACGGTACGGATGAAAACGATTCCTATTTCAATATTGGAAGGCACCTCCTGAACCTCGATATCCCTGTTCCGCGCATCTTCTGGGCTGATGTGCGGGAGGGTTTTTTCCTTTTGGAAGACTTGGGAGATCTCCATTTGCAGAGGCATGCCCGTCGGGGTGGAATGAATGTGGAGAAACTCTATCGCCTCGTACTGCGCTTTCTGCTTAAATTTCATGAACGGGCTCCGCATGGTTTTCGAGAGGAATTTTGCTTCGATGGCAGTCTTTTTACCCCTTCTTTCGTCTACGAACGGGAACTGGAATACTTTCGCAAGGCATTCCTGGGGACCTACCTCGGGCTGGAGATCGATGCAGAGGAAATGCGCCATGATTTTGAAAATCTGGCGGAAGGAGCCGGGGTGCATAGGTCCGATAATGTCATGCATCGGGATTTTCAGAGCCGAAATATCATGATCTGCCGGGGCCAACTGGGGCTGCTGGATTTTCAAGGGGTTCGGTTCGGTCCTCCAGCCTATGACCTGGCTTCTTTGCTGATAGACCCATACGTTGTGTTGCCTTGTAGAATGCAGGAAAGCATGGTAGAAACCTACTGGTCGGTTGCCAGAAAATTTCTTGGATATTCGTCCAGGCAATTCAGGGATTCATATAGAGCTGTCCGCGTTTCCAGAAATTTGCAGGCTCTGGGAGCCTATGGGTATCTGGGATGCGTGAAAGGTAAGACATCTTTTTTTCAATATATTCCGAGAGCATGGCAGCAATTGCATTATTGGTTGAATGATGCAGCGAAAGGAAAATATCCGAAGCTTGAAAAGTGGGTGAACCATATCCACCGGAGTGCGAAAGCCCGGTTGAGTAGTCCCCTGCATTACAAAAATTTTGCGTGA